GCAAAAATGTGGGGCTTGCgcgctctctctttctcccctgCTACCTGCTTCCTTCCCAAACGGCGTGGCATGGCCTCGGATTGGCCGGCGGTGGCCATGTGGATGCTGACGCTCGGGAGGCGTAGCGCGGAACCTAAGCAGGTGCTCATCTATGTTGTCGAGGATATGGAAGAAGTTTGCATGGATGCTGTCGCCGTCAGCGTCGTCgtccccgcccccccccccccccccccccccccccccgcccccaccTCCGATGTGCGCGGCAAATGGCGCCACTGCAGAGACGCCTCACTTCCTTTCCCCGACCACGGCGAGAGCGAGTGCACGGCGGCCTTCCTTCCCAAAGGGACCAACCTGCGCGTGGTCATGGCGTTCCCGCTCGTTGGGGCAGGAGCCGGCGGCCACCATGAGTCGAGGCCATAGCGGGACGATGACGAAGGCCACCACCGGCATCACGAGGAAGAGCGCTGCAGAGTAGACGAGGAGTACGAGCTAGCTGGCCCCATCGGCTCCCTCTTTTTCTCAGACGGGCtcaccggccgcctcccccctccctcccacctCCGACTCCCCATCCCTCCCGCGTCCGCTTCCCTCGGAGATTGGGCGAGCTCGTCGGCTGCTTTCGTCGTGCCAACACCCGAGCGTAGTTTGTGcttgggaagaaaagagaagagaaaagagggcgctgacaagcgggtctcACATATATTTTGTGTTCTCACTTTTTAATTTTCCTTTTGTTgtctaggatgccacgtcagtggAACTAGACATCTATACTACCATGGGACCtaaattatatagtttttacaATTTAGGGCTGAAGATTTCTACTATTAGAGATAATGGATGTTAAACAAAACTCAACATAAAGTTCAAGGACGGCAACTGGATTTATTCCTTTTGATATTCCCGTTGCTGCCCAAGCTATAGACTACTCCATATCTTTATCATATCTTATCTCATCTTATAAACCAATTTCAGGGATGGAAATGTGGTATATGATTGGGCCACATGGCTCATTGAGAATTTAGGGTTAGCTCCTCCAAATATCAGCAACGTGCCCATGCAATCTCTGATTCCATTAGAGTGTCAGTCATGCATTGTTCCTTGCAATCGCCATTGAACTTTCAGATAAATCTATGAGTAAAACCATCGACTAAAAGAAAATACGAAGCAGTAAATATAGAAAAACACCAGTATGCGTAGTAGATTATAGAGGTTTCTGAAAAATTCTTCTTCCTTCGTCATCaaaatcaaggaaaaaaaattaagcaagaGATTCCAGAGGTTGAAAAAGAACATTGGATCTGTCCCTTTGCTACTAAAGAAATTCCTTCTCTCAATCATGAACAAAAAACAATAAAGGTCAAAgtggaaaaatagaaaaaaagccATAATTAAGTTACTTCGCCTACAAAGGCACCTAGCACAATCGCCATCTTCCGCTTCCTGTTGGTTGTTACCCCCATAGCCATGTCGACGAGCCACGTGACATTTTGAGTACCGCCGGCATCttccaaattatttttatatatgcaattttgtaaaataaaatggCAGTTGAATAAGGTGAAAAGTATTAGGCCAAGTTTGGTTGTTTGCCAACTTTATGCCCAGGTGGGCAAACTAGGTTGTTGCTAACGTCGCCCATGTTGCTTTACCGAGCTGTTTAGGCTGAGTTCGTTCGAAACTAATATCTCGcgcacattaaaaaaaatagaaaaatagagtaaattattagcgcatgattaattaagtattagttattttttaaaaataaattaatagaattttctaaagcaacttccgtaaaaaaaaataaattgcaaaAAGTAcatcgtttagcaatttgaaaaatgTGAGTGTGGAAACCAAAGaaagtgagttgggaaagtgaaCAAATGAACTCAACATTAGGCTCCGTTTTATACAGAGTCTAGGATGAAGATTAAAGTGTGCATGTAAAACGAGACAAGCAATTAGCTTATGATTAAtgaatttgaattattaaaaacttgatatatatagatttatttgatatttttaaaacaacttttatatggAACGATTTCGCACAAAACACAATatttagccgtttgaaaagcgtgctaacaaAAAATAAGgtaaaatctatatcttaattaattgtttaGTTTTTGACGGGCAATTTGTGCAAAGGAAAGCTTGTTGTTAAAGGAGATCCGGGATCTCTACTGCGATCGAGCTTGTTCTCACCCGGTTGAGCTAGCTTGCCCCCAGAAGTTACAATTACTTTACGGTTTCAAACGGTGGGCCTCGCCAAGCCAGGCCTCAAGCTCAACCTGGGCGTTCGGTTTAAACCGACAATTCGGTTCGGTTTATTCGGTTGCTATAAAATTCGGTTTACAGGCTTCACCACCCGATCGGTTCTCCAAAAAACTGAAAACCGCAAAATTCGGTTTCGgttttttaattttggttttCGGTTTTAGCCGAATTAACCAAAAGTTACTACCACCAGCCACAACAATACAGAATTACATAAAAATGAACACAAGCAACAGCATATATGATATTATAGATATATCAAATCCTTAAGCAAGCAATAACCAGCAGCACAGCTGCATAGAATTACACAAAGTAGTCACACAGTACACAAATCAACATGTCTCAAGAGTACAGTTACATAGATTCAAGAGTTCTTCATTATTCAAATAGAGAAATATAAAGTCCCAGGTAGCACCGTAGCAGGCACCCAACAGGCAACAACAGCATTGCATACACCAAACCAAGTGTCCAAGACTCCAAATGATCACTGATCAGGACTGAATTACTGAGTTGCAGCTGGAGTATCTTCCTTGGAAATAGATAGGTCACCAAGTTCTAAAATAATAGATGATCTCAGTTAGAACAGTCAATAGTGTATGAATCATGAAGCACATTAGAATTTGGAAGgaaataaaaattttctatgttaCCTTCCTCAAGCAAAGCCATTTGTTCGCTGTCCTCTTCAACACTAACATAGTTTCCTCCACGAAGCCAATCATTAGCACAAACAAGACGCTCAACCATTCTTGGGGTTAGTGAGGTCCTAAAGTCATCTAGAGTTCGCCCACCAGCACTGAAGGCTGATTCAGAGGCAACTGAGGTGATAGGAATTGCCAAAAGATCACAGGCCAAATGAGATAATATTGGGAATCTTGTTGAATTGGCCTTCCACCACTTTAGAATGTCAAATTTTGGTGTGTCCGGCTCATTATCTTCTGATAGATACTTGTCTACCTCAGATTTGATAGTTCCACTTCCACCCTCACTGTTAAGTTGCTGAGTAATTACTGACATCCACCTACAACTCACTCTTTTGCTGGTTTCAGCTGTAGATTCAGATTCAGTAGGTTGTGGTGCCTTATCTTTTGGGGTATACATTTCCTTGTACTCTTCAAACAAAGCACGAAAATAGGTATTCACTGTTTCCCATACTTTTTCTCCTACTGTATCCCCAAACATCACCTTAATTCCCATTCTAATGCAATTTGATAGTTTGTATCTAGGATCAATAGCAACACAGAAGAAGACAGTGAAGTTGAGTAGTTGATCCCCCTtatctttctctcctctcttctctctgtcCCCTTGCCTCTCACCATACTTCTCTCCCCAATACTTGTAGTACTTCATTAGCATTCTTGTACCCATTTCCTTGCTCAACTTGTCTTCACTATGAGACCATTCTCTCAACAGAAGTAATACATCAGCAATCTCATGGAAATAAGTGTGAGATGTTGTACGACTTTGTACAGAAACACGGAGAGTGAGGTCATAAAAGTGTTCAAGAAAATCAGCCATCTTCCTAGCCTTCTCCCAATCTGCTCTTGTTGGTACCCCTGGACCATTCTCTCCTTCTAATTCTAATTTGTAGTATGGGTCTTCATCACTATATCTTTCAAATGCTTTTTGGTACTTCTCTGCAGCATTTAACATAAGATAGGTTGAGTTCCATCTAGTGCAAATATCTAAGTTTAGAAATGCTTTGCTCTGTACCTTGGCTAACTCAGCACATTTCTTAAATTTTACCAACCTAGATGTTCCACATCTGATAAACTTAACAGCAGCACGGACACGTTGAATTGATGTACCAATTTCCTTCAAGCCATCACCTACTATTAGGTTGATAATATGAGCAGCACAGCGCATATGAATGTACTCTCCTTCAGCAACACAACCTTTTGACTCATTCAAGACCCTTCTCATATACTTAATTGCATTATTGTTTGCACTAGCATTGTCTACTGTTATTGTAAAAACCTTGTCAATGCCCCACTCAGCCAAGCAGTTCTCTAATGATTTTCCAATGTCCTCCCCTCTATGTCccttaaccaaaaaaaaaccaataatTTTCTTCTGTAGGTTCCACTCATTGTCAATGAAATGGGCTGTAACACACATGAAGTTTTGGCTGTTCTTAGCAGTCCATGTATCAGTTGTGAGGCAAACTCTTACACAATTGTCCTTAAAAAATTTCTTAAGCTTTTCTTTCTCATCTTCATATACTTTAACACAAGCTCTAGTGATTGTTCTTCTAGATGGCAGAACAAATCGTGGACATGCTAAAGTCATAAATTTCCTAAGACCAGAACGCTCAGATAGGACAAATGGTTGTTCATCTTCAATTATCATCTCAGCAAAACACCTTCTAAGTTTATCTGGATCAAATTTCCAAGTGGTCACAGTACCAAGAGTACTATTGCCATCACATGGTGTCAGTTGCAAAGTTCCTTGATTATCAACTACTGGTTTGTTAGGATTCTTTTTGCAAATCTTTAGATGAGCTTTCAAGGATGACGTACCATTTGTTCTTGAGCCGCAATGAAATAGCTTGGTACACCACTTGCACTTGGCCCTCTCGTCCCCATTAGCAAGTTTGACCTTGCTGAAACTTTCCCATACATCAGATCTTAGAGccattggttttctttttctggatTCTTCATCAGCTTTCTCTTCATCCTTggactgctgctgctcctccttgtCCTTGCTTGCATCTACCACTCCAGTAGTTGACACTCCGGTTTTAGTGTCTTGAGATTGAGTGTGATTAATCTCACAAGCAACAGTTTCATCTGTGTCCCCCATCTAGATCAAATGTTTCAAATCACTAAATCAGAACTTACCAACATAGAACAGCAATACAACACTCATTCACTCAACATGGACTCAACTAGAACAAACGAACAAGAAGTGAAGAACTTACATAGGAGGACTGCTCGGTCCGCGCCGCCGTTGTCTTGGTCGGAGAACTCCACGAGGGTGTTGCCGGCCCGCCGCCAGCAGCCCGTTTGCCGGCCGCCGAGTTAGGGTTTGGGTCTTTGGGCGCAGGGGGCGGTGTGCTCGCGGGCGGCTCGCCGGGGCCTACAGCTGCTGCTCAGGGGAGGGGAGTGTGGCGCTGCGGCCGTGCGGCGTGCCGCCTCGAGCCCGCGACGGCGAGGTAGGGCAGCGGCAGCGCTGCGGCGGCACCCTGCGCGGCTGGCGGCCGGGCTAGCGGCTGCGCCGAGTGACGAGTCGGGGGCGTGACGACTGACGAGTCGGGGGCGTGGCGTAGGGTTGGCCTTGCCCTTGATGGCCTGATGGGCTGCGAACTGGTGGGCCGTGGGCTGCGCTGCCGCGGGATATGTCGGTTTAATCGGTTGTTCGGTTCGGTTTCTCTATaaaaccgccgccgcgggaTATGTCGGTTTAATCGGTTGTTCGGTTCGGTTTCTCTATAAAACCGAAGCTGAAGCCGTACACCGAATAGCACAAAAACAGAAACCGAACTGACAACCGAAAACCGAAAAAACCAACAATTCGGTTTGGTTCGGTGCGGTTCGGTTTGCGGTTTGCGGCTAAAAAATGCCCAGGCTGACCTCAAGCTACCTTAGATCCAAACGTCTTCttactgtttcttttttttttttaccatacaACAATTTTGCAAACTCTAAATATTCTTCCCTCTAAATATTCTTCCCCCACCATTTCCTTTATCCTTGACCGCTATCTGtttgaaataaaatataaatatcaaaAAATGATGCACCATCAAAATACTTTGCATGGTAAATATAACAATACTTATCAAAACATCATTAAAAATTCTTACTGCTCAACTAGAAAATCTCattggattaaaaaaaaagctaacgAATAAAGCATCAGCcattttgaatatatatatctttCGTTTCAAATACGAACTAAATAATTCCTATAAAAAACCTGATAATATTTGTATGCTATAGAGGATCGATGAATAGTACTAATGGGATATAAAATATCCAGCGTGCCACGCGCCATTTTCTAATCATAATGTTAGAACAAGCTCGAAATTGTTACAACTCACATGCAAATTAAATGCCATCGACTAGTGAACTTTGGTTTAGTGATCGTGCTAGTCTGCAAATTAAGCTGCATTTTTGTTAATATCTCGATGGAAGGATGGCA
Above is a window of Oryza sativa Japonica Group chromosome 10, ASM3414082v1 DNA encoding:
- the LOC9267812 gene encoding zinc finger BED domain-containing protein RICESLEEPER 2-like, whose protein sequence is MGDTDETVACEINHTQSQDTKTGVSTTGVVDASKDKEEQQQSKDEEKADEESRKRKPMALRSDVWESFSKVKLANGDERAKCKWCTKLFHCGSRTNGTSSLKAHLKICKKNPNKPVVDNQGTLQLTPCDGNSTLGTVTTWKFDPDKLRRCFAEMIIEDEQPFVLSERSGLRKFMTLACPRFVLPSRRTITRACVKVYEDEKEKLKKFFKDNCVRVCLTTDTWTAKNSQNFMCVTAHFIDNEWNLQKKIIGFFLVKGHRGEDIGKSLENCLAEWGIDKVFTITVDNASANNNAIKYMRRVLNESKGCVAEGEYIHMRCAAHIINLIVGDGLKEIGTSIQRVRAAVKFIRCGTSRLVKFKKCAELAKVQSKAFLNLDICTRWNSTYLMLNAAEKYQKAFERYSDEDPYYKLELEGENGPGVPTRADWEKARKMADFLEHFYDLTLRVSVQSRTTSHTYFHEIADVLLLLREWSHSEDKLSKEMGTRMLMKYYKYWGEKYGERQGDREKRGEKDKGDQLLNFTVFFCVAIDPRYKLSNCIRMGIKVMFGDTVGEKVWETVNTYFRALFEEYKEMYTPKDKAPQPTESESTAETSKRVSCRWMSVITQQLNSEGGSGTIKSEVDKYLSEDNEPDTPKFDILKWWKANSTRFPILSHLACDLLAIPITSVASESAFSAGGRTLDDFRTSLTPRMVERLVCANDWLRGGNYVSVEEDSEQMALLEEELGDLSISKEDTPAATQ